One segment of Rhodohalobacter mucosus DNA contains the following:
- a CDS encoding HesB/IscA family protein, protein MPLEEENLDDIIASLIDDDTEPEEAVGLPEAPSGEVSDNPVIVTERAAKQISKIKENENLDEGLYLRVAVEGGGCSGLSYKLGFDIRTDDDRVIESQGLEIIVDPKHLIYLNGIQIDYPDGLDARGFTFDNPNASESCGCGSSFAV, encoded by the coding sequence ATGCCTTTAGAAGAAGAAAATCTTGACGACATCATTGCTTCTCTCATTGATGATGACACTGAGCCGGAAGAGGCTGTAGGCCTTCCTGAAGCTCCTTCGGGCGAAGTTTCTGACAACCCGGTTATAGTAACCGAAAGAGCAGCCAAACAGATTAGCAAAATAAAGGAGAATGAGAATCTGGATGAGGGACTATATCTGCGCGTAGCAGTTGAGGGAGGAGGCTGTTCCGGCCTGAGCTATAAGCTTGGATTTGATATCCGTACGGATGATGATCGCGTCATTGAAAGTCAGGGCCTCGAAATCATTGTTGATCCGAAACACCTCATCTATCTGAATGGAATACAGATTGACTATCCTGACGGCCTTGATGCACGAGGCTTTACGTTCGACAATCCTAATGCAAGTGAGTCATGCGGATGCGGCTCATCATTTGCCGTTTAA
- a CDS encoding helix-turn-helix domain-containing protein: MLLPNGEIRISEMSAADLRNLIQRGEGSFLEFKKTIPSPEKIAREIAAFANTKGGTILIGVDDHQNVTGVDGFFEEEYLLMEASQKHCVPAVPLEIELVHTGPLDVMVVRVPESETKPVYLKNRKKRQVFVRVNDESVLASDEQSEVMKNKSSSEGVTFEYGKNEQMLFRYLNEYGEITVSKFAQLINVTSYRASKILVNLVSAGILRLFRRYETDYFTFAETTK, encoded by the coding sequence ATGCTATTGCCCAACGGAGAAATCAGGATATCAGAGATGAGCGCGGCCGATTTGCGCAACCTCATTCAGCGCGGGGAGGGTTCATTCCTTGAGTTCAAGAAAACCATACCCTCTCCTGAAAAGATTGCGCGAGAAATCGCTGCATTTGCAAACACCAAAGGGGGTACCATACTGATCGGTGTTGACGATCATCAGAACGTTACCGGCGTGGACGGTTTTTTTGAAGAGGAGTATCTTTTGATGGAGGCGTCTCAGAAGCATTGTGTCCCGGCTGTTCCTCTTGAGATTGAGCTTGTTCATACAGGTCCGCTGGATGTTATGGTGGTGCGTGTGCCTGAGTCTGAAACCAAACCTGTTTATCTTAAGAACAGAAAAAAAAGGCAGGTTTTCGTAAGGGTCAACGATGAGAGTGTTCTTGCCAGTGACGAACAGTCGGAGGTAATGAAAAACAAAAGTTCTTCCGAGGGAGTCACATTCGAATATGGTAAAAACGAACAGATGCTATTCCGGTACCTGAATGAATACGGTGAAATTACCGTTTCAAAATTCGCACAATTGATCAACGTAACCAGCTACCGTGCATCAAAAATATTGGTTAACTTAGTCAGTGCCGGTATTCTGCGCCTTTTCAGAAGGTACGAAACGGATTATTTTACATTTGCGGAAACAACGAAGTAA
- a CDS encoding NAD(P)H-dependent glycerol-3-phosphate dehydrogenase, translating into MKKISVIGAGSFGTALSVVLGNKGFMVTVWAREKDVTRGINRDRVNPEYLSDIDLPEEVHATSSIEDALEGAEMVLFATPTHALREVATRVKPFLSGEEFVVTVSKGIEKDSFMTPSQILANVLEGVVLEDQIGVLTGPSHAEEVGLCKPTTVVASAYSKRTARIIQETFMSPCFRVYLNYDIVGVEIGGALKNIMAIAAGIIDGADLGDNAKAALMTRGLHEMKRMGTALGASQDTFSGLAGMGDLIVTCTSRHSRNRFVGYHIGKGKKLDEIISGMNMVAEGVKTAESVHQWARKNGVEMPITEAVYQVLFENMDPRDAVKKLMTRNAKNEIMI; encoded by the coding sequence GTGAAGAAGATCAGTGTAATCGGAGCCGGAAGCTTTGGTACAGCTTTATCGGTTGTATTGGGCAATAAAGGATTCATGGTCACAGTTTGGGCTCGCGAAAAAGATGTGACCCGCGGAATCAACCGCGACCGGGTTAACCCGGAGTATCTGAGCGATATTGATCTGCCGGAAGAAGTTCATGCCACAAGTTCGATCGAAGATGCGCTTGAGGGAGCTGAAATGGTGTTGTTTGCCACACCTACACATGCGCTGCGTGAAGTGGCCACGAGGGTAAAACCGTTTCTGAGCGGAGAAGAGTTTGTGGTGACGGTATCAAAGGGCATTGAAAAAGACAGTTTCATGACACCTTCACAGATTCTGGCCAATGTGCTCGAGGGTGTGGTTCTTGAGGATCAGATCGGCGTGCTAACCGGCCCCAGTCATGCAGAAGAAGTTGGATTGTGCAAGCCAACCACGGTAGTTGCGTCGGCATACTCAAAACGTACGGCACGCATTATACAGGAGACGTTTATGTCGCCCTGCTTCAGAGTCTATCTGAATTATGACATTGTAGGCGTCGAAATTGGCGGGGCCCTGAAGAATATTATGGCAATCGCCGCCGGAATTATCGATGGTGCCGACCTGGGCGATAATGCAAAAGCTGCATTGATGACACGCGGGCTGCATGAGATGAAACGAATGGGAACCGCCCTTGGAGCCTCACAGGATACATTTTCGGGCCTGGCGGGCATGGGCGACCTGATTGTTACATGCACGAGCCGCCATAGCCGAAATCGCTTTGTCGGTTATCACATCGGCAAAGGCAAAAAGCTGGATGAGATCATATCAGGAATGAACATGGTGGCAGAAGGGGTTAAAACCGCTGAATCTGTTCATCAATGGGCGCGGAAAAATGGAGTGGAGATGCCAATCACTGAAGCAGTTTATCAGGTACTCTTTGAAAATATGGACCCCCGTGATGCCGTTAAAAAACTGATGACAAGGAATGCAAAGAACGAAATCATGATTTGA
- the plsY gene encoding glycerol-3-phosphate 1-O-acyltransferase PlsY: MLSVLTVFIICYFIGAIPSSLWTGKIFFGVDIREHGSGNAGATNTFRILGWKAGTGVLLFDFGKGLLCTTIIYKLAYQIGSGPVAFYSGWEVEPMLLIISGMGAVIGHMFPVYARFSGGKGAATACGMLYGIEPISISISLAIFLILMFSTRYVSLGSIMAAIAYPLSQVILRYGAGWDIDGSIILFSTAIALGIVIKHKGNIRRLLQGNENRINSFKPSKGRLNKNEPVT, translated from the coding sequence ATGCTGTCTGTACTTACTGTTTTCATTATTTGCTACTTCATCGGGGCCATTCCCAGCTCTCTTTGGACCGGTAAAATCTTTTTTGGCGTGGATATCCGGGAGCACGGGAGCGGCAACGCCGGCGCAACCAATACATTTCGCATTCTGGGATGGAAAGCTGGAACCGGTGTGTTGCTATTCGATTTTGGCAAGGGGCTTCTCTGTACAACCATTATCTACAAACTTGCCTATCAGATCGGCAGCGGTCCGGTCGCATTTTACTCGGGTTGGGAAGTGGAACCCATGCTGCTCATTATATCGGGGATGGGGGCTGTAATAGGGCACATGTTTCCAGTTTATGCGCGATTCAGCGGCGGTAAAGGGGCCGCCACAGCTTGTGGTATGCTATACGGAATCGAGCCAATATCCATCAGTATTTCTCTTGCCATATTTCTGATTCTGATGTTTTCCACAAGATATGTATCCCTGGGATCCATTATGGCAGCCATTGCATACCCGTTGTCACAGGTGATTCTTCGTTACGGGGCCGGCTGGGATATTGACGGAAGTATTATTCTTTTCAGTACGGCCATAGCCCTGGGTATTGTGATAAAGCATAAAGGCAATATCCGCCGTCTACTGCAGGGCAATGAAAATCGTATTAACTCATTCAAGCCATCCAAGGGAAGGCTGAATAAAAACGAACCTGTCACGTGA
- the lipA gene encoding lipoyl synthase, giving the protein MIKELEVIDRKGPSERRPDWLRVKLPSGQKFKEVSETIRKNNLNTVCSEARCPNMGECWGAGTATFMILGDVCTRSCSFCAVKTGRPVQGLDWDEPRRVADAASKMDLKHVVLTSVNRDERKDGGAPIFAECHRVLRETIDGVTIESLIPDFRGVWDALQIVIDTPPDVLSHNLETVPRLYRNVRPQAKYERSLELLLRCKEQGLRTKTGIMVGLGETREEVIQLMQDCVDHRVDVLTIGQYMQPTKMHHPVVEWVHPDLFAEYKEIGEALGLEHVESGPLVRSSYHAERHV; this is encoded by the coding sequence ATGATTAAAGAGCTTGAAGTTATTGATCGCAAAGGACCCTCAGAGCGCCGGCCTGACTGGCTTCGGGTTAAGCTGCCGTCAGGACAGAAATTTAAAGAGGTTTCTGAGACCATCAGGAAAAACAACCTGAATACGGTTTGTTCGGAGGCTCGATGCCCGAATATGGGTGAGTGTTGGGGTGCAGGAACAGCCACATTTATGATTTTAGGGGATGTTTGTACCCGGTCGTGCTCTTTTTGTGCGGTTAAAACCGGGCGACCCGTGCAGGGGCTGGACTGGGATGAGCCCCGCCGCGTTGCTGACGCGGCTTCAAAGATGGACCTGAAGCATGTGGTGCTTACTTCCGTGAACCGGGATGAGCGAAAGGATGGCGGCGCTCCGATTTTTGCGGAATGCCATCGTGTACTCAGGGAAACAATCGACGGTGTTACCATTGAATCATTGATCCCCGACTTCCGCGGTGTATGGGATGCCCTTCAGATTGTGATTGATACACCGCCCGATGTACTCAGCCACAACCTTGAAACGGTACCCCGACTTTACAGGAATGTTCGCCCTCAGGCAAAATACGAACGGTCACTGGAACTGCTGCTGCGCTGCAAGGAGCAGGGCCTCAGAACCAAAACAGGAATTATGGTTGGCCTGGGCGAAACTCGGGAAGAGGTGATCCAGCTAATGCAGGATTGCGTGGACCATCGCGTGGATGTTCTAACGATCGGCCAGTATATGCAGCCAACAAAAATGCACCATCCGGTGGTTGAATGGGTGCACCCGGACCTTTTTGCAGAATACAAGGAAATCGGAGAAGCGCTTGGACTGGAGCACGTTGAAAGCGGACCGCTTGTCCGGTCGTCTTACCATGCCGAGCGACATGTTTAA
- the lipB gene encoding lipoyl(octanoyl) transferase LipB, which produces MKKEKILNVNNLGEVSYRTAWDLQKSLQQLLIDQKRRLRDGDSISDEKLIHDMLLFVEHPHVYTLGKSGDSAHLLKAVSELSNIEAEYVETDRGGDITYHGPGQIVGYPILDLDGYFTDIHKYLRYLEEVIIRTCAEYGISAGRIDGLTGVWVEDEKICAMGIRCSRWVTMHGFALNVNTDLNYFNHIVPCGISNKAVTSLEKILGDAVDPAEVRVLLMKHFSEVFGVDVKYGLQKPEPLKQFSYLRTV; this is translated from the coding sequence ATGAAAAAGGAAAAGATTCTCAATGTGAATAACCTGGGCGAAGTTTCCTACAGAACAGCCTGGGATCTTCAAAAGTCGCTGCAACAGCTCCTGATTGATCAAAAAAGGCGATTGCGTGATGGTGACTCCATTTCGGATGAGAAGTTGATCCACGATATGCTACTTTTTGTGGAGCATCCACACGTTTATACACTGGGTAAAAGCGGCGATTCGGCACACCTTCTCAAAGCTGTTTCTGAGTTAAGCAATATAGAAGCCGAGTATGTTGAGACCGATCGCGGAGGAGATATCACGTATCACGGACCCGGTCAGATCGTAGGCTATCCAATTCTGGATCTTGACGGGTATTTTACCGATATCCATAAATATCTGCGGTATCTTGAAGAGGTCATCATCAGAACCTGTGCCGAATATGGAATTTCCGCCGGCAGAATCGATGGACTGACAGGGGTATGGGTTGAGGATGAAAAAATCTGCGCCATGGGCATTCGCTGCTCAAGGTGGGTCACAATGCACGGCTTTGCCCTAAATGTGAATACAGATCTGAATTACTTCAATCACATAGTGCCATGCGGCATCAGCAACAAGGCCGTAACGAGCCTCGAAAAAATACTTGGAGATGCCGTGGACCCCGCAGAAGTAAGGGTGCTGCTCATGAAACACTTTTCGGAAGTATTCGGAGTAGATGTAAAATACGGGCTTCAAAAACCTGAACCCCTCAAACAATTTTCTTACCTTAGAACCGTATAA
- a CDS encoding energy transducer TonB: protein MKGGKKTKEFLGRRTENVNLNTYYTIFLEIGLIVTLLIFIIIMRIDLRPTVQEEIVLDVQEEVIMEEIVQTRQEIKVPPPPRPPVPVAVPDHEIIEEVDIMIDAELDFNAPLNLPPPPSPKPEDEKADDDEQIFVIVEQMPELIGGLESIQSKIRYPEIAKRADISGRVIVQFVVNEKGEVVNPQVIRGIGGGCDEEALRVVKEAKFRPGNQRGRPVKVQYTVPVIFVLRD from the coding sequence ATGAAAGGAGGAAAAAAAACAAAAGAATTTCTGGGAAGAAGAACAGAGAATGTAAATCTGAACACATACTATACGATTTTTCTCGAAATTGGACTTATTGTAACGCTGCTTATTTTCATTATTATCATGAGGATCGATCTTCGGCCGACCGTTCAGGAAGAGATTGTGCTGGATGTGCAGGAAGAAGTGATTATGGAGGAAATTGTACAAACGCGGCAGGAAATTAAGGTTCCACCGCCGCCGCGACCTCCCGTACCGGTGGCCGTACCGGATCATGAGATAATTGAAGAGGTGGATATTATGATTGACGCTGAGCTCGATTTTAATGCTCCTCTCAATCTGCCTCCGCCCCCAAGCCCCAAACCGGAGGACGAGAAAGCTGATGATGACGAACAGATCTTTGTTATTGTTGAGCAGATGCCGGAACTTATCGGCGGGCTTGAGTCTATTCAAAGCAAAATCAGATATCCTGAAATTGCGAAAAGAGCCGATATTAGCGGCCGCGTGATCGTGCAGTTTGTTGTTAATGAGAAAGGCGAAGTGGTGAATCCGCAAGTGATCCGGGGAATCGGCGGAGGTTGCGACGAGGAAGCCCTGCGCGTTGTTAAAGAGGCGAAGTTCAGGCCAGGCAACCAGCGTGGACGCCCTGTGAAAGTACAATACACCGTTCCCGTTATATTTGTTCTGCGCGACTAA
- the lpdA gene encoding dihydrolipoyl dehydrogenase has product MAKEFDVCVIGTGPGGYVAAIRASQLGFKTAVVEKRFLGGVCLNIGCIPTKALLRSAEVFESISNASDYGVDVKDFSADFGKMIKRSRGVADKMSKGVQFLMKANKIEVLNGTGVFKSSKELAVNDDEGKEVETVKAKHFIIATGARPRELPNLKIDGKMIIDSEKAMQLEKQPKKMVIIGAGAIGVEFAYFYNSIGTEVTLVEVQKNLVPVEDQDIGKELAKIYKKKGMNILTDSSVEKVEKKGKGVKVTIKTKKGEEVVEADVVLSAVGVTGNVENIGLDKAGVKHEKGAIKVDKKTYKTDADGIYAIGDVIGAPWLAHKASHEAVVLAEQLAGENPHPVNYDNIPGCTYCEPQIASVGLTEKQAKDEGYDVMVGKFPFSASGKAAGLGHEEGFVKVVFDAKYGEWLGCHMIGSHVTELIAEAVVARDLETTGHEIISAVHPHPTMSEAVMEAVAEAYGEGVHLGSKPKKKK; this is encoded by the coding sequence ATGGCGAAAGAATTTGATGTTTGTGTAATCGGAACCGGTCCGGGCGGATATGTGGCCGCAATTCGAGCTTCACAACTTGGTTTTAAAACGGCGGTAGTAGAAAAGAGATTTCTGGGTGGAGTTTGCCTCAATATCGGATGTATTCCCACCAAGGCTCTTCTGAGATCAGCCGAAGTATTTGAATCGATCTCCAATGCGTCTGATTACGGAGTTGATGTGAAGGATTTCTCTGCGGATTTTGGAAAAATGATCAAGCGAAGCCGCGGTGTTGCCGACAAAATGAGTAAAGGCGTTCAATTCTTGATGAAAGCCAACAAGATAGAAGTGCTTAACGGTACAGGAGTATTTAAGTCATCCAAAGAGCTTGCCGTAAATGATGATGAGGGTAAAGAAGTGGAGACCGTGAAAGCCAAGCATTTTATTATTGCAACCGGTGCAAGGCCGCGTGAACTTCCAAACCTGAAAATCGATGGTAAAATGATCATTGACTCAGAAAAAGCCATGCAGCTGGAAAAACAGCCGAAAAAGATGGTGATAATCGGAGCCGGCGCCATCGGTGTTGAGTTTGCCTATTTCTACAACTCCATTGGTACAGAAGTAACCCTTGTTGAAGTCCAGAAAAATCTTGTTCCGGTTGAGGATCAGGATATTGGAAAAGAACTGGCCAAGATCTACAAGAAAAAAGGTATGAATATCCTTACGGATAGCTCTGTAGAGAAGGTTGAGAAGAAAGGAAAGGGTGTAAAAGTGACCATCAAAACCAAAAAAGGCGAAGAGGTGGTTGAAGCCGATGTGGTTCTTTCAGCGGTGGGTGTAACGGGCAATGTTGAAAATATTGGCCTCGATAAAGCCGGCGTAAAGCACGAGAAAGGAGCCATTAAGGTAGATAAAAAGACCTACAAAACAGATGCGGACGGCATTTACGCAATTGGAGACGTAATTGGTGCCCCATGGCTTGCCCACAAGGCATCTCATGAGGCGGTTGTTCTGGCGGAACAGCTTGCTGGCGAGAATCCTCATCCTGTAAATTATGATAACATTCCGGGTTGTACCTACTGCGAGCCTCAGATCGCCTCTGTAGGTCTTACCGAGAAACAGGCGAAGGACGAAGGATACGATGTCATGGTTGGCAAGTTCCCGTTTTCCGCAAGCGGAAAGGCTGCCGGACTGGGGCATGAAGAGGGGTTTGTCAAGGTTGTATTTGATGCCAAATACGGTGAATGGCTTGGCTGCCACATGATCGGTTCGCATGTTACGGAATTGATTGCTGAAGCCGTTGTAGCGCGCGACCTTGAAACAACCGGGCATGAGATTATCAGCGCGGTTCATCCTCACCCTACCATGAGTGAAGCCGTTATGGAAGCTGTTGCAGAAGCCTATGGTGAAGGAGTCCATCTCGGCTCCAAGCCTAAAAAAAAGAAGTAG
- a CDS encoding glycoside hydrolase family 97 protein encodes MHFTSLRNSLTSLLFLLFLAGCSADDQIRVESPGAINAVEFSLSEGVPMYAVQHEGTAVIAPSRLGFELQNVPALRDGFEISSTEISSFDETWTQVWGEKKDIRNHYNELKVLLRETAEPNRELAIVFRVYDDGVGFRYEFPEQPGLEEFNIMNELTEFNMTGNHESWWIGAYQSNRYEYLPEHTRLAEVDTVITPFTMKTDDGLYVSLHEAALVDYSSMTVEHLGDNRMKANLMPWHDGVLVHASAPFVTPWRTLQIGETAGDLVTSYLILNLNEPNKIEDTSWIEPAKYVGIWWEMHLDKSTWGSGPRHGATTENTERYIDFAAEHGFSHVLVEGWNPGWDGDWAASGVVFDFTRPMADFDLYYLTEYALDNGVRLMGHHETSASVEHYESQMEEAFQLYEDLGVRAVKTGYVGHGREIFWTDEKGNRNYEWHHGQHMVRHHQKVVELAAEHRISLNVHEGLKDTGLRRTWPNLMTREVARGQEYNAWGSGENVWDGAGNPPDYVTILPFSRNLAGPFDYTPGIVDLYFEDYRPDNRINHTLAKELALYVVIYSPLQMAADLPENYEERPEAFQFIKDVPADWYDTKVLNGEIGEYITTVRKDRNSEDWYLGSITNEESREFVFPLDFLTEGETYVAQIYRDSEDADWAVNPYGFEVEEMEVTSATSLEVTLAPGGGQTIRFMHME; translated from the coding sequence ATGCATTTCACATCTCTGCGTAACTCACTTACATCACTTCTTTTTCTTCTCTTTCTGGCCGGTTGTTCTGCAGACGATCAAATTCGTGTAGAATCACCTGGTGCAATCAATGCTGTAGAGTTCAGCCTCTCTGAAGGCGTACCGATGTACGCTGTTCAGCATGAGGGAACTGCTGTTATTGCACCATCCAGACTGGGATTTGAACTGCAAAATGTACCCGCTCTGCGCGACGGGTTTGAAATTTCTTCAACTGAAATCTCTTCGTTCGATGAAACCTGGACGCAGGTATGGGGTGAAAAGAAAGATATAAGGAACCACTATAATGAGCTGAAAGTGTTGCTTCGTGAAACAGCTGAGCCTAACCGTGAACTTGCCATTGTTTTCAGGGTGTATGATGACGGTGTTGGTTTTCGATATGAATTTCCGGAACAGCCCGGACTTGAGGAATTCAATATCATGAACGAGCTTACCGAATTCAACATGACCGGCAATCATGAAAGCTGGTGGATTGGAGCCTATCAGTCCAACAGATATGAGTACCTTCCCGAGCATACAAGGCTGGCCGAAGTGGATACGGTTATTACTCCGTTCACGATGAAAACGGACGACGGCCTCTATGTAAGCCTTCATGAGGCGGCCCTTGTGGATTATTCGTCTATGACTGTTGAACATCTGGGAGACAACCGGATGAAAGCAAACCTTATGCCCTGGCATGACGGCGTACTGGTGCACGCTTCCGCTCCTTTTGTTACACCCTGGAGAACGCTGCAAATTGGAGAGACGGCGGGCGATCTGGTTACCTCGTACCTTATCCTGAACCTGAACGAGCCAAACAAAATTGAGGATACTTCCTGGATAGAGCCCGCCAAATATGTGGGGATATGGTGGGAGATGCACCTGGACAAATCCACATGGGGATCCGGACCAAGACACGGTGCCACAACGGAAAATACAGAGAGATACATCGATTTTGCAGCAGAGCATGGCTTTTCACACGTGCTTGTTGAAGGCTGGAATCCGGGCTGGGACGGCGACTGGGCTGCAAGCGGGGTTGTCTTTGACTTCACGCGTCCCATGGCTGATTTCGACCTTTACTACCTCACAGAGTATGCCCTGGATAACGGGGTCCGGCTGATGGGCCACCATGAAACTTCTGCCTCCGTCGAGCATTATGAAAGCCAGATGGAGGAAGCTTTTCAGCTATATGAAGACCTTGGGGTTCGTGCAGTCAAAACCGGTTACGTGGGTCACGGTCGTGAAATTTTCTGGACCGATGAAAAGGGTAACCGGAACTACGAATGGCACCATGGCCAGCACATGGTGCGTCATCATCAAAAGGTCGTTGAACTGGCGGCGGAGCACCGAATCTCACTGAATGTACACGAAGGACTGAAGGATACGGGTCTGAGGCGGACATGGCCCAATTTAATGACGCGTGAAGTAGCTCGCGGACAGGAGTACAATGCATGGGGTAGCGGGGAAAACGTATGGGACGGCGCAGGAAATCCACCCGATTATGTTACGATTCTCCCATTCTCCCGAAACCTGGCCGGTCCGTTTGACTACACGCCGGGGATCGTGGACCTGTATTTTGAGGACTACAGGCCTGACAACCGAATCAATCACACCCTCGCGAAAGAGCTTGCCCTCTACGTGGTAATCTACAGCCCTCTGCAGATGGCTGCTGATTTGCCGGAAAACTATGAAGAACGGCCCGAAGCATTTCAATTTATCAAGGATGTTCCGGCCGACTGGTACGATACAAAAGTACTTAACGGCGAAATCGGTGAGTATATCACAACGGTCCGAAAAGACCGAAACAGTGAAGACTGGTACCTGGGAAGTATTACCAACGAAGAATCCAGGGAGTTTGTCTTTCCTCTCGATTTTTTAACGGAGGGTGAGACCTATGTTGCGCAGATCTATCGTGACAGCGAGGATGCCGACTGGGCGGTAAATCCATACGGATTTGAGGTTGAGGAGATGGAAGTCACCTCCGCCACCAGCCTGGAGGTAACACTGGCCCCCGGAGGCGGTCAGACCATTCGGTTCATGCATATGGAGTAA
- the tnpA gene encoding IS200/IS605 family transposase translates to MNKFLEFKAMGSFVITHVHTVFGTKSREALIQPRFENHLYKYISGIGKRKGIPIIKTGGMSDHIHILLLQPGKMPLCDIMQVIKGNTSKWINDNYYPDRRFRWQGGYGAFAVSMSQIEVVKRYIHNQKEHHKHYDFDSEYHNLLVKHKANIAVKHK, encoded by the coding sequence ATGAATAAATTTTTGGAGTTTAAAGCCATGGGAAGCTTTGTCATCACTCACGTACACACTGTTTTTGGAACCAAATCAAGGGAAGCTCTGATTCAGCCCAGGTTTGAGAACCATTTATATAAATACATCTCCGGTATCGGGAAACGGAAGGGAATTCCTATTATAAAAACCGGCGGCATGAGTGACCATATTCACATACTTCTGTTACAGCCAGGGAAAATGCCCCTTTGTGATATTATGCAAGTAATCAAGGGCAATACATCCAAATGGATAAATGACAATTATTACCCAGACAGAAGGTTCAGATGGCAGGGTGGATACGGTGCATTTGCTGTTTCCATGTCACAAATTGAAGTGGTTAAGAGATATATTCACAACCAGAAAGAACACCACAAACACTATGATTTCGACTCCGAGTATCACAATTTGCTGGTAAAGCATAAGGCAAACATAGCCGTGAAACATAAATAG
- the tyrA gene encoding bifunctional chorismate mutase/prephenate dehydrogenase, whose amino-acid sequence MSEKDQLKKQRTQIDDIDEQILDLLKTRKDVVQDVIKRKVENQLPVFVAGREEEKTESFRRKAADRGIDPDWAEDFLRMVMAASRAAQSAEKFPSATEEPKHILYVGGEGGMGSLYRRFTESSGHISYSLDKGNWYQLEEMAPKLDMVIITVPINVSIDVIRRIAPKLKPDTILADFTSNKSEPLKAMLDAHDGPVVGLHPMHGPDVPNLSKQLMVICSGRDSEKADWFREQCILWGMRIIEANPSKHDHVMHLVQGLRHFVALLHGSFMKEYDLNPNEMLDYSSPIYRAELMMTGRIFAQDAELYADIVFANKERRDLLLTFFRHHQTLMEMVENDDKRGFIREFEAVTDFFGKFASQALTESGYLINRLADRFS is encoded by the coding sequence ATGTCCGAAAAAGATCAGTTAAAAAAGCAGCGTACTCAGATTGATGATATAGACGAACAGATTTTGGATCTTTTAAAAACAAGAAAAGATGTCGTGCAGGACGTGATTAAAAGAAAAGTTGAGAACCAGCTGCCTGTATTTGTAGCCGGAAGGGAAGAAGAGAAGACAGAGTCGTTCAGAAGAAAAGCAGCAGACCGTGGGATTGATCCGGATTGGGCGGAGGATTTTTTACGCATGGTGATGGCAGCCTCAAGGGCCGCACAGTCGGCTGAAAAATTTCCCAGCGCTACTGAAGAACCGAAGCATATTCTCTATGTGGGCGGTGAAGGGGGGATGGGCTCTCTCTACCGCCGTTTTACTGAAAGCAGCGGACACATTTCATACAGCCTGGATAAGGGCAACTGGTATCAGCTTGAGGAGATGGCGCCTAAGCTGGATATGGTCATCATAACAGTTCCCATTAACGTCTCGATTGATGTGATCCGGCGAATTGCCCCTAAATTAAAACCCGATACCATTCTTGCCGATTTTACCAGCAACAAGAGTGAACCGCTGAAGGCTATGCTGGACGCACATGACGGACCTGTGGTTGGCCTGCACCCGATGCATGGACCCGATGTTCCAAACCTATCAAAGCAGCTGATGGTGATTTGTTCAGGGCGGGATTCTGAAAAGGCAGACTGGTTCAGGGAGCAGTGCATACTTTGGGGTATGCGGATTATAGAGGCAAACCCATCCAAGCATGACCATGTGATGCACCTGGTGCAGGGTTTGCGGCACTTTGTTGCCCTTCTGCACGGATCATTTATGAAAGAGTACGATCTGAACCCGAATGAAATGCTTGACTATTCGAGTCCGATTTACCGGGCCGAACTGATGATGACGGGCAGGATTTTTGCTCAGGATGCGGAACTCTATGCTGACATCGTTTTTGCCAACAAGGAGCGTCGAGACCTGCTCCTTACTTTTTTCAGGCATCACCAAACGCTCATGGAGATGGTGGAAAATGACGACAAGCGCGGTTTTATCCGTGAGTTTGAAGCCGTAACTGACTTTTTTGGCAAATTTGCTTCTCAGGCCCTTACGGAAAGCGGATACCTGATCAACCGCCTGGCTGACCGGTTTTCGTGA